ATGAAGAAAAGGACGAAATCGACACACTGGCTCGGGCGGCCTTCCTGCACGGAAAATTGATCTATGAGCGAGCGTCGTAGGATCGCTTCTCTGCTGGCGTTGGCCGATGAGGACGTGGCGGCGGTCAGGGTTCTTTCCAGGGAGAAAAACAGGTACGCCGCCTACCACTGCCAACAGGCGTCGGAGAAACTTATCAAGGCTGTGATGCTCGCCAGGAACATCGAATCCGGCGTCGAGCACCGGCTGGATGTGCTGGTTGAGAAGATACCTGACTCCGATTCCTGGAAGGCCGTCCTGCGTCCCCTCGACATCTATACGCCCTATGCAACGACCTTCCGCTATCCGACGCCCGGAGGAAGGATTCCCTCGGCCCCACTGCCCGAGGAAACGCAAGCCGGCGCTGAGCGAATCGCGGTATTGATCAAAAAGGCCCGCGATGAATTGATTTGAGCGGAGCGGCGCTCATGCCAGCGGCGTGGACAAAATTGACCATCCCCGGGAAGAGCGAATCATGGTGATGAAGGGACCACTCCGCCCCGGCCTCCCGGCCACCCGCTCCCCTTGCCAACAACTGACAGGTACCGTTGATGGGTGATTGGGAGGGGGAGTGGGTGACTGGGATCAACGAGGGCTAACTTAATACGTCACGACGCCCCTCGTATTCCCCCTGGTCGATCTCGCCCTTGGCGAAACGCTCGTCCAGGATGGCGCGGGCCGAATGACGGCCGCCATGGCCGCAGACGCCGCGGCGGCGCAACAGCACAAAGAGCCCGACCCCGACCAGGGCCACCACGAGAAACGAGAATATTCCGTGCACTGCCCCGCCGCCGTGGTGCATGGGGTCCCAATAGGCTCCGTCGGCCAGGGCCGGCAGGCTGAGGGTGAAGGTAACGACCGCCGTGGCGGTTCCGACAAGCAGGTTTTTCATCGCTTTTGCTCCAATAATCATCTCTCCAGGCCACAGATAAGCACCCTGCCCGGCGATGACAGCGGCGCCCAGGGGCCAATTGGTAACGCTCTGTGACAGGCCTGGGGGCTGATACAATCGGTTACAATTAATTGCCCGAAGCAGGATCCCAATGACATCGGACGACGCAGAGTATCCCCGAATCCGGCTGCAAAACCTGTGGTGGGTGGCCGCCGCCGCGGCGCTGCTGGTGGCGGTCGTGGCCAGCGGCGATTACTACCTGCTCAACCTTTTGCACGTGCTGGCCGGCCTCTTGTGGACCGGCATCGACCTATTCATGGGTTTCGTCATCGGTCCCATCATGCGCCGCCTGGCGCCGCCGGCACGGCGCGAATTCATCATCCGCCTGATGCCGCGCATGATCTTCATCATGCCGACGCTGTCGATCATGACCACCGCGACGGGTTGGTTCCTGGCCCAGCGCGGCGGTTATTTCGAGCTTCCCTACCCGCAGTTCTGGTGGCTGGAGGCGGCCCTGATCGTCGTCACCGTACTGACCGTGCAGGGGCTGGGAATGCTGCTGCCGACCAACCTGCTGGTCTATTTCGAGATGCTGAAGCCCGAGCCCGACATGGAAAAGGTCGGTCGCTGGATGCGCCGTTACGTTCGCGTGGTGGCCTCGCAGGGGCTCATGCAAATCGCCATCATCATCGTCATGGCGCGCTTCGTAACCGGGCTTTAGATAAAGGAGATCCACTATGGCAAAGCGGCAAAAACTGGCCTATCTCGGCCTCGGTATCATGGGTGGCCGCATGGCGCGCCGCCTGCTCGACGGGGGCTACGAGGTGGCCGTCTGGAACCGCTCGGCCGGCAAGGACGCGGCCCTGGCGGCGGCCGGCGCACACGCCGTAGCCAGCCCGGCCGAGGCGGCCGAGTTTGCCGACATCGTCTTCGCCTGCGTCAGCGACGCCGCGGCGGTGCGTGAGGTGGCCTTCGGTGCGAACGGCCTGGCCAGCGTCGACGGTAGTGGCAAGATCTTCGTCGATCATTCCTCGATCCGTCCCGACGCCTGCCGCGAGATGGCGGCTGATCTGCGTCAGGCCAGCGGCTGGGCCTGGATCGACGCACCGGTCTCGGGCGGTGCCATGGGGGCCGAACAGGGCACGCTGGCGATCATGGCCGGCGGCCACCAGGCCGACTTCGAAAGAACCGTCGAGGCGGTCTCAGAGATGTCGGCGCGCTACACCCTGATGGGGCCCACGGGTGCCGGCCAGGTCACCAAGCTGGTCAACCAGGTCATCGCCGGCTGCAGCTTCGTGATGATCGGCGAGGCCGTGCGGCTGGCCAGCGACGCCGGTATCGACGCCGCCAAGCTGACCGAATGTTTGCGCGGCGGCTTTGCCGATTCGACGCTTTTCCAGATCCTGGTACCGCGCATGCTGGCCGGCGTCGACGAGCCCTTCGGCCACGTCAAGACCGTGCTCAAGGACGTCGAGACGGCGCTCGACCTGGGCTACCAAAGCGGCACCGCCATGCCCATGACGGCGACGGCGGCACAGCTCTACCGCCTGCTCGAGGCCCAGGGCCACGCATATAAGGAGCCGACGTTCCTCTACGATTTCTACGGCGGTGCCAAGGAGTAGCGCCGGCGCTATTCCGCGGGCGGGAAGACCGGCGCCAGGCGGCCGAGGCGGATTCGGCCCGAGCTGAGCTGGCCGTTCTGGGCCGTCAGCGGCAGGTGCAGGACCCCGCCTTCCCGGGCCATCAGGCTGAGACCGATCTTGGCCGCGGCACCCTCGAAAACACTCAGATGCCCGGTCGCCACCAGAACCTCGACCACCTCGCGCCAGCCGCGTAGCCGGGCTTTCAGGGCGGCCAGCGGCCGCATCGCCCGGTCCAGCGCCAGCGTGCCCTCGAGGCCGAGATCGACCGGGCCCATGGTGGCTTCCAGTTGTTCCAGCTCGACCACGCCACCGTCGTCGCGCCAGGCCGCGATGCCGGCCCGGTGGGGCGGCCAGGGCAGCGGATAGGCAAGTGCCGTGGTGGCCGTGAAGGC
This portion of the Alphaproteobacteria bacterium genome encodes:
- a CDS encoding HEPN domain-containing protein, which gives rise to MSERRRIASLLALADEDVAAVRVLSREKNRYAAYHCQQASEKLIKAVMLARNIESGVEHRLDVLVEKIPDSDSWKAVLRPLDIYTPYATTFRYPTPGGRIPSAPLPEETQAGAERIAVLIKKARDELI
- a CDS encoding SHOCT domain-containing protein → MKNLLVGTATAVVTFTLSLPALADGAYWDPMHHGGGAVHGIFSFLVVALVGVGLFVLLRRRGVCGHGGRHSARAILDERFAKGEIDQGEYEGRRDVLS
- a CDS encoding NAD(P)-dependent oxidoreductase, with the protein product MAKRQKLAYLGLGIMGGRMARRLLDGGYEVAVWNRSAGKDAALAAAGAHAVASPAEAAEFADIVFACVSDAAAVREVAFGANGLASVDGSGKIFVDHSSIRPDACREMAADLRQASGWAWIDAPVSGGAMGAEQGTLAIMAGGHQADFERTVEAVSEMSARYTLMGPTGAGQVTKLVNQVIAGCSFVMIGEAVRLASDAGIDAAKLTECLRGGFADSTLFQILVPRMLAGVDEPFGHVKTVLKDVETALDLGYQSGTAMPMTATAAQLYRLLEAQGHAYKEPTFLYDFYGGAKE